The following are encoded together in the Candidatus Methylomirabilis oxygeniifera genome:
- a CDS encoding putative Phosphomannomutase (Evidence 3 : Function proposed based on presence of conserved amino acid motif, structural feature or limited homology), whose product MKSQWEKEIEAGFADLDVPAQLRAGAIEHLRIWLEGAAFAPYRSQLAGLIERRQWNVLLDSFYRVIPFGTGGRRGPVGIGINRINPYTVATAVQGHVDYLRKRQGGEPLSVVVAFDCRIFKDLRGCYDPSLPNPLIGMRSRDFARLAAEVYAGNGIIVWTVPGDDLLLSTPELSFAIRHLGASGGLNISASHNHPDDNGTKFYTEYGGQPIAPHDEEMAEAVQAVQQVREMPFERAVQQNLVRWWGPSEHEAYLDASLARSIVRDARDAFIVYSPLNGTGRRTVYDVLVKAGFRVALVPSQADYDGEFPDVKYRIPNPELPEALEMAAAEARRLGADAAFATDPDADRLGVVVSSAQGDRFLTGNEIAALLTASIIEGRVLRNEMPAHPFVVKTCVTTELMTAIARAHGVAMIGELSVGFKYIAEVLEAVDRTGRYGDVTATCDDFLCAAEESHGVLVTPELRDKDAAGGALLLAEYIARLKREGKTLQDELDRLYDRYGYVTQGVYSLIMEGVTGLQRIDAMMAALRQKQPSAIAGCGLERAVDYWDECVYGPIKSGTDRASRNVMTFYFEHGLKVTVRPSGTEPKLKIYVEAGGTVGAEGRPEINRRAADATRQMVDYLLDTIGVRLPGQALALSQLVSVENRIDFATRFLGELRARLDDGITASALDRWIDTRLAAYGKDSRFLVAPGICVCLESGLLGLDRYGGVLRALFPVDR is encoded by the coding sequence ATGAAATCGCAGTGGGAGAAGGAGATAGAGGCGGGATTTGCCGATCTGGATGTGCCGGCGCAGCTTCGCGCCGGGGCGATCGAGCATCTTCGGATATGGTTAGAGGGGGCAGCGTTTGCGCCATACCGGTCGCAGCTTGCGGGCCTGATCGAGCGCAGGCAGTGGAACGTTCTGCTCGACTCGTTCTACCGGGTGATCCCCTTTGGTACCGGCGGACGGCGCGGTCCGGTCGGCATCGGCATCAACCGCATCAACCCGTATACGGTGGCCACAGCGGTGCAGGGCCACGTCGATTACCTGCGTAAGCGCCAAGGCGGCGAGCCGCTCTCGGTCGTCGTGGCCTTTGACTGTCGAATCTTCAAGGATCTTCGCGGGTGCTACGATCCGTCGCTGCCCAATCCGCTGATCGGGATGCGCTCGCGCGATTTTGCGCGACTCGCCGCGGAGGTCTATGCCGGTAATGGGATCATCGTCTGGACGGTTCCCGGTGACGATCTGCTGCTCTCGACGCCGGAGCTGTCGTTTGCCATCCGTCATCTCGGCGCCTCCGGCGGTCTGAATATCTCTGCCTCCCACAATCATCCCGACGATAACGGCACGAAGTTTTATACCGAGTATGGGGGGCAACCGATCGCGCCGCACGATGAAGAGATGGCCGAGGCCGTCCAGGCCGTACAGCAGGTGCGGGAGATGCCGTTTGAGCGGGCCGTGCAGCAGAATCTGGTCAGATGGTGGGGGCCTTCCGAGCACGAGGCCTACCTCGATGCGAGCCTGGCGCGATCGATCGTGCGCGACGCCCGCGACGCCTTTATCGTCTACAGCCCGCTCAACGGCACAGGACGACGAACCGTCTACGACGTGCTGGTCAAGGCCGGCTTTCGCGTGGCGCTGGTGCCGAGCCAGGCCGACTACGACGGTGAGTTTCCCGACGTCAAATACCGCATTCCGAATCCCGAGCTTCCGGAGGCGCTGGAAATGGCCGCAGCCGAGGCGCGCCGCCTGGGTGCGGATGCGGCGTTCGCCACCGATCCGGACGCCGATCGACTCGGCGTCGTGGTCTCCTCAGCGCAGGGCGACAGGTTTCTGACCGGCAACGAGATCGCGGCGCTCCTGACCGCGTCGATCATCGAAGGCCGCGTATTGCGAAACGAGATGCCCGCTCACCCCTTTGTGGTGAAGACCTGCGTGACCACCGAGCTGATGACGGCTATCGCGCGGGCGCATGGGGTCGCGATGATCGGCGAACTATCGGTCGGCTTCAAATACATCGCCGAGGTCCTTGAGGCGGTGGACCGCACTGGACGCTATGGCGACGTAACGGCTACGTGTGACGACTTTCTGTGTGCCGCCGAGGAGAGCCATGGGGTGCTCGTGACGCCGGAGCTTCGCGACAAGGATGCGGCCGGCGGGGCCCTGTTGCTCGCCGAGTACATCGCGAGGCTTAAACGCGAGGGCAAGACACTTCAGGATGAGCTCGATCGCCTCTACGACCGCTACGGCTACGTGACGCAGGGGGTCTACTCGCTGATCATGGAGGGTGTGACAGGCCTGCAGCGTATCGACGCGATGATGGCGGCCCTACGACAGAAACAGCCGTCCGCCATCGCTGGCTGCGGCCTCGAGCGCGCAGTCGACTACTGGGATGAATGCGTCTATGGCCCGATCAAATCCGGCACCGATCGCGCCTCCCGTAACGTCATGACGTTCTATTTCGAACATGGGCTGAAGGTGACGGTACGGCCATCCGGCACCGAGCCCAAGTTAAAGATCTACGTTGAGGCCGGCGGTACAGTTGGAGCTGAGGGCCGTCCGGAGATAAATCGGAGGGCGGCGGACGCGACGCGACAGATGGTGGACTACCTGCTTGACACTATCGGTGTGCGGCTACCCGGGCAGGCGCTGGCCCTGTCGCAGCTCGTCTCCGTGGAGAATCGGATCGACTTTGCGACACGCTTCCTCGGAGAGCTGCGGGCGAGACTCGATGACGGGATCACCGCGTCGGCGCTCGACCGCTGGATCGATACGCGTCTGGCCGCGTACGGCAAGGACAGCCGTTTTCTGGTGGCGCCGGGTATTTGCGTCTGCCTCGAATCGGGTCTCCTTGGCCTGGATCGGTACGGTGGGGTCCTTCGAGCGCTCTTTCCGGTGGATCGGTAG
- the greA gene encoding Transcription elongation factor greA (Transcript cleavage factor greA): MKIEALLDDLRQEFNKLDREFRQDLPKKIQAARELGDLRENGEYETIKDRQGFVKARMAFLQQRIAEISKIDLRQIPKDRVALGSTVHLIDEDSGEETVYTLVFPELMDSARGWISVASPIGRSLIGKQAGDRVVMNTPGGTKAFEMMKLQTLHENLQGNAPSFSP, encoded by the coding sequence ATGAAGATTGAGGCATTGCTTGATGACCTTCGGCAAGAGTTCAACAAACTCGATCGAGAGTTCAGGCAGGATCTCCCAAAGAAGATCCAGGCTGCCAGGGAGTTAGGTGATCTGCGAGAAAACGGCGAGTACGAAACCATCAAAGACCGGCAGGGCTTTGTCAAGGCTCGGATGGCCTTTCTGCAACAACGGATTGCGGAGATCAGCAAGATCGATCTGAGACAGATCCCAAAGGACCGCGTTGCCCTGGGCAGCACCGTCCATCTCATAGACGAGGACAGCGGCGAGGAAACCGTCTACACCCTGGTCTTTCCCGAGCTGATGGACAGCGCCCGTGGCTGGATTTCGGTGGCCTCCCCGATCGGGCGGAGCCTCATCGGCAAGCAGGCCGGCGATCGAGTCGTGATGAATACGCCGGGTGGGACCAAGGCCTTCGAAATGATGAAGCTTCAGACGTTGCATGAGAACTTACAGGGCAACGCTCCCTCTTTTTCACCTTGA
- a CDS encoding Response regulator containing CheY-like receiver, AAA-type ATPase, and DNA-binding domains (fragment), whose protein sequence is MDLYELYEPKVLVVDDDQEMRRLLEDVLTREGFRITQAANGSEALVEIRGTSYDVIVLDKIMTDMSGLEILPEIKRLQPEAQVILITAFGDRETCVEAMGKGATAYLAKPFGMLVLVQMVKKAIEQKVGEA, encoded by the coding sequence ATGGACCTATACGAATTGTACGAGCCGAAGGTCCTGGTGGTGGATGACGATCAGGAGATGCGCCGGCTTCTTGAGGACGTCCTTACCAGGGAAGGGTTTCGCATCACTCAGGCTGCGAATGGATCAGAGGCGCTTGTTGAGATTCGAGGAACCTCATATGACGTGATCGTCCTCGACAAGATCATGACCGACATGAGCGGACTGGAGATCCTCCCTGAGATCAAGCGCCTCCAGCCCGAGGCTCAGGTCATCCTCATCACCGCCTTCGGCGACCGGGAGACGTGCGTGGAAGCCATGGGGAAGGGGGCGACAGCCTATCTTGCGAAACCTTTCGGGATGTTGGTTCTCGTCCAGATGGTCAAGAAGGCCATCGAGCAGAAGGTCGGCGAAGCGTAA
- a CDS encoding protein of unknown function (Evidence 5 : No homology to any previously reported sequences), with translation MSRMAARPPSLLRKRMIAVSGPWEEFCYIVALSVSRQHNAIHRAILILIFSHNSSEVNAKVRNRTATPT, from the coding sequence TTGTCGCGGATGGCGGCCCGACCACCCTCTCTCCTCCGGAAACGCATGATTGCCGTCTCCGGACCCTGGGAAGAGTTCTGCTACATTGTTGCGTTATCGGTTTCGCGTCAACATAACGCGATCCATCGAGCAATTCTCATATTGATTTTTAGCCACAACTCCTCGGAAGTCAACGCAAAAGTTAGGAATCGAACCGCTACGCCGACGTGA
- a CDS encoding putative Ribosomal-protein-alanine acetyltransferase, RimI-like protein (Evidence 3 : Function proposed based on presence of conserved amino acid motif, structural feature or limited homology; Product type pe : putative enzyme): MTMNKTRLEVTCDSMRRADLPEVLVIESLSFAEPWTEEMFVYELNSTQIAESLVARVDDGAGERIVGFLCAWIVSGELHINNLAVHPGYRGRGIASQLLDAMLVRAYARSVTVGYLEVRASNEAAAALYKCYGFQPIGRRRNYYEHPREDAIVMRRQPL, translated from the coding sequence ATGACGATGAACAAGACGAGACTCGAAGTTACGTGCGATTCGATGCGGAGGGCAGACCTGCCGGAGGTCCTGGTTATTGAGAGCCTCTCGTTTGCCGAACCGTGGACCGAGGAGATGTTTGTGTACGAACTGAACTCCACGCAGATCGCCGAATCACTTGTGGCACGAGTGGACGACGGTGCGGGAGAGCGAATCGTGGGTTTCTTGTGCGCGTGGATTGTCAGCGGGGAGTTACATATCAATAATCTTGCCGTACACCCAGGCTATCGAGGTCGTGGGATCGCCTCGCAACTGCTGGACGCGATGCTTGTTCGAGCGTATGCCAGGAGTGTCACGGTAGGCTATCTGGAAGTAAGGGCATCGAACGAGGCGGCTGCTGCGCTATACAAGTGTTATGGCTTTCAGCCGATCGGCCGCCGCCGCAACTACTACGAACATCCGCGCGAAGATGCCATCGTGATGCGCCGGCAGCCGCTGTGA
- a CDS encoding protein of unknown function (Evidence 5 : No homology to any previously reported sequences), translating into MGPPPEFMPQERLVKPQPRLAIPPRWRFTIPDGDHHAGRQVFVDLECFKCHEVVGEDFPAAEAEQGDVGPALSGMGAMHSAEYFAETMIDPNASAAWRIKHHKTEREEYLGADGTSKMPSYNDSMTVQQLIDLVAYMKSLTAGEHRH; encoded by the coding sequence GTGGGACCTCCGCCTGAGTTCATGCCACAGGAACGCCTGGTCAAGCCGCAGCCCCGCCTGGCCATCCCTCCGCGGTGGCGATTTACCATCCCGGATGGAGATCATCACGCGGGACGGCAAGTCTTCGTCGACCTTGAATGCTTCAAGTGCCATGAGGTTGTTGGTGAGGACTTTCCCGCAGCCGAAGCCGAACAGGGGGATGTGGGGCCTGCCCTCTCGGGGATGGGGGCGATGCACTCCGCGGAGTATTTCGCCGAGACGATGATCGACCCGAATGCCTCCGCAGCCTGGCGGATCAAGCACCACAAGACTGAACGAGAAGAGTATCTCGGCGCTGATGGCACATCAAAGATGCCAAGCTACAACGACTCCATGACGGTCCAGCAGCTCATCGATCTGGTGGCTTACATGAAGAGTCTGACCGCTGGAGAGCATAGGCATTAA
- a CDS encoding Peptidase M22, glycoprotease: MLVMGIDTSTLRGGVALVSGQGVVCDYTLNVKATYSERLLPLIDRALQDAGITLPQVEGLAVAVGPGSFTGLRIGLSTAKGLAIAGGQPLVGVSTLEAMAWTLPFCAYQICPTLDARKGELYCALFRCEEDRLIRLTDDTAVAPERLFSQIQEPTVFLGDGLVSYEGLVQSQLKELALFPPLAGCGGRAAAVAELGRRRLLQGHREDLAHLAPKYLRPSEAELRRLDRVVPVTS, translated from the coding sequence ATGCTGGTGATGGGGATCGACACGTCGACACTGCGGGGCGGGGTGGCCCTTGTATCCGGGCAGGGAGTGGTTTGCGACTATACGCTGAATGTCAAGGCGACCTACAGCGAGCGACTGCTGCCATTAATCGATCGAGCCTTGCAGGATGCTGGGATCACATTACCCCAAGTCGAAGGCCTCGCCGTGGCTGTCGGTCCGGGCTCGTTCACAGGCTTGCGAATCGGGCTGAGCACCGCCAAAGGCCTGGCGATTGCGGGAGGTCAACCGCTTGTCGGCGTGTCGACCCTTGAAGCTATGGCATGGACGCTGCCGTTCTGCGCGTACCAGATCTGTCCTACCCTCGATGCCAGGAAAGGCGAACTCTACTGTGCCCTGTTTCGCTGTGAAGAGGATCGGCTGATCCGCCTGACGGACGATACGGCTGTGGCGCCGGAGAGACTGTTCAGCCAGATCCAGGAGCCGACCGTCTTCCTGGGCGACGGGCTGGTATCCTACGAAGGTCTGGTGCAATCTCAACTGAAAGAGTTGGCGCTCTTCCCCCCTCTTGCCGGGTGTGGAGGACGCGCTGCTGCTGTGGCAGAACTCGGCCGCCGCCGCCTCCTGCAAGGCCATCGGGAGGATCTTGCACACTTGGCCCCCAAGTACCTGCGGCCGTCCGAGGCGGAGTTGCGACGCCTTGACAGAGTCGTCCCAGTGACTTCGTAG
- a CDS encoding putative Sensor protein (Evidence 3 : Function proposed based on presence of conserved amino acid motif, structural feature or limited homology), with amino-acid sequence MKIGTKLVASLTIAVAIVTSLYLYRQLSAERSALIEQREREIRVMARTLEVAVRNAVRRDQWEDVQELFEEAKGYAGVARVTLFQADGTSLVGGDQEGIEMTPTRMEFQEAIRQKKPKSFFDTLKGEQTLHYLRPIRLINRGPAVIEIVYLTSQIEGAYRRRRDEIILAGIAIMVAIATAFWYLTKRNISKPIQTLIEGAAAIGAGELDRRIPITRRDELGRLAAEFNRMTENLERARGQILEETVKKLDLERQLQHSEKLAAVGRLAAGLAHEIGTPLNIISGRAEYLLPELSGGDRRSKSLQIIVGQIGRIRRTVEQLLGYARVHPPHIAPTSLPNILSNVVALLDHELTMGGIRVELKLSADLPSVAADPDLLQQVFVNLLLNALDAMPDGGDVRVAAEAHEALIEVRVEDTGCGIPPESLPRVFDPFFTTKKVGKGTGLGLSVVYGIVKDHGGTIEVKSEPGVGTTFLIIFPVYGP; translated from the coding sequence ATGAAAATCGGGACAAAGCTTGTTGCCTCCCTGACGATTGCAGTGGCGATCGTGACGAGTCTGTATCTGTATCGGCAGTTGAGTGCGGAGCGGAGCGCGCTGATCGAGCAGCGCGAGCGGGAGATTCGGGTGATGGCGAGGACATTGGAGGTGGCCGTCCGGAACGCCGTCCGGCGCGACCAGTGGGAGGACGTTCAAGAGCTTTTCGAGGAGGCGAAGGGATACGCCGGAGTCGCTCGCGTGACACTCTTTCAGGCCGACGGTACTTCTCTTGTTGGAGGAGATCAGGAAGGAATCGAGATGACGCCGACCAGGATGGAGTTCCAAGAGGCTATCCGGCAGAAAAAGCCGAAGAGCTTCTTTGATACGTTGAAAGGGGAGCAGACCCTCCACTACCTGCGCCCGATCCGACTGATCAACAGAGGTCCTGCCGTCATCGAGATCGTGTACCTGACCTCGCAGATCGAGGGAGCGTATCGACGCCGCCGGGACGAGATCATCTTAGCCGGAATTGCCATCATGGTGGCGATCGCCACGGCGTTCTGGTACCTCACGAAGCGAAATATCTCCAAGCCTATTCAAACACTGATTGAGGGAGCCGCCGCCATTGGAGCTGGGGAGTTGGATCGGCGGATCCCGATTACGCGGAGGGATGAATTGGGCCGATTGGCGGCGGAGTTCAATCGGATGACGGAAAACCTGGAACGGGCCAGGGGCCAGATCCTGGAGGAGACAGTCAAGAAGCTTGATCTGGAACGGCAACTCCAGCATTCCGAAAAGCTGGCGGCGGTGGGACGGCTTGCCGCCGGTTTGGCTCACGAGATCGGGACGCCTCTGAATATCATCTCCGGAAGGGCGGAGTATCTGCTCCCGGAGCTTTCGGGGGGTGATCGCAGATCAAAGAGCCTGCAGATCATTGTTGGGCAGATCGGGCGGATCAGGCGAACCGTCGAGCAGCTCCTCGGGTACGCCAGAGTCCACCCACCCCACATCGCCCCCACGTCACTGCCGAACATCCTTTCGAATGTCGTGGCATTGCTGGACCACGAACTGACCATGGGAGGGATCCGTGTTGAACTGAAGCTTTCCGCAGACCTTCCCAGTGTTGCTGCCGATCCCGACTTACTTCAGCAGGTCTTCGTCAATCTCCTGCTCAATGCCCTTGACGCCATGCCCGACGGCGGGGATGTACGGGTAGCTGCTGAGGCCCATGAGGCCCTGATTGAGGTGCGTGTAGAAGATACCGGATGCGGCATCCCTCCTGAAAGCCTCCCCCGAGTCTTCGACCCATTCTTTACGACCAAGAAAGTCGGGAAGGGGACCGGCCTGGGGCTCTCAGTGGTCTACGGGATCGTGAAGGATCACGGGGGAACCATCGAGGTGAAGAGCGAGCCGGGTGTTGGGACGACCTTCCTGATCATCTTTCCGGTATACGGCCCGTAG
- the gltX gene encoding Glutamyl-tRNA synthetase (Glutamate--tRNA ligase) (GluRS) (Evidence 2a : Function of homologous gene experimentally demonstrated in an other organism; PubMedId : 10546897, 9372179, 9426192; Product type e : enzyme), with protein MHVGGARTALYNWLFARHENGDFILRIEDTDAERSTDESTTTILEALRWLGLDWDEGPEVGGPAGPYRQAERLKLYQDYAQRLLDEGKAYYCTCTPEELDARRKAALAAGTSPKYDGRCRVRGNDLAGVGGKGAAVRLLVQEEGSIEIADLVHGPIRFEYSDLDDFILLRSDGMPTYNFAVVVDDVLMGITHVIRGDDHISNTPRQIALYRALDLPTAHFAHIPMILGPDRSRLSKRHGATSVLAYQQMGYLPEAVVNYLARLGWSHGDQEIFSQEELTRHFSIEKVGTTPAIFDPVKLEWLNGQYIKRTDPHRLTALLRPFWEAAGVSHEELVGRDETWLHQVACLFQERARTLTELASSSRFVFDGKIDRDKAVAQKILSGEAKARIRALLPEIEALPTLTAATLESLFRMRAAALGLKLVDLAQPFRVALSGKTVSPPIFPIMELMGWEAVYRRVEEALEEVG; from the coding sequence TTGCACGTCGGAGGGGCCAGAACCGCCCTCTATAACTGGCTGTTCGCCCGCCATGAGAACGGAGACTTCATCCTTCGAATTGAAGATACCGACGCCGAACGGTCTACGGATGAATCGACGACGACAATCCTTGAAGCGCTCCGCTGGCTGGGGCTGGACTGGGACGAGGGTCCAGAGGTAGGAGGACCGGCTGGGCCATACCGACAGGCCGAACGCCTGAAGCTGTACCAGGACTATGCGCAGCGGCTACTGGATGAGGGGAAGGCGTATTACTGTACCTGCACGCCGGAAGAGCTTGACGCGCGGCGCAAGGCGGCGCTGGCGGCCGGCACCTCGCCGAAGTACGACGGCCGCTGCCGTGTGCGAGGTAACGACTTAGCGGGAGTGGGTGGAAAAGGCGCCGCCGTCCGCCTGCTGGTCCAGGAGGAGGGGAGCATCGAGATTGCCGATCTCGTTCACGGCCCTATCCGCTTTGAGTATAGCGATCTGGACGACTTTATCCTCCTTCGCTCCGACGGGATGCCGACGTACAACTTCGCGGTTGTTGTCGATGACGTACTGATGGGCATTACGCACGTTATCAGGGGTGACGACCACATTTCCAATACGCCGCGTCAGATTGCCCTCTACCGGGCGCTGGATCTCCCCACCGCTCACTTTGCTCATATCCCGATGATCCTGGGGCCCGATCGTTCCCGTCTCTCAAAGCGGCATGGCGCGACGTCGGTCTTGGCCTATCAACAGATGGGCTATCTGCCTGAGGCGGTAGTGAACTACCTGGCGCGACTGGGTTGGTCTCATGGCGACCAGGAGATCTTTAGTCAGGAAGAGTTGACCAGACACTTCAGCATCGAGAAGGTGGGCACGACCCCGGCGATCTTTGATCCGGTCAAGCTCGAATGGCTGAACGGCCAGTACATCAAGCGTACCGATCCACACCGGCTGACGGCGTTGCTCAGACCTTTCTGGGAGGCGGCCGGCGTGAGTCACGAAGAGTTGGTCGGTAGAGACGAGACCTGGTTGCATCAGGTAGCCTGCCTCTTTCAGGAGCGGGCCAGGACCCTGACGGAGCTGGCGTCATCGTCCAGGTTTGTCTTCGACGGCAAGATCGATCGCGATAAGGCTGTGGCTCAGAAGATTCTGTCGGGAGAGGCGAAGGCCAGGATCCGCGCGCTCTTACCGGAGATCGAGGCCTTACCAACCCTTACTGCGGCAACTCTGGAGTCGCTGTTCCGAATGAGGGCGGCGGCCCTTGGTCTGAAGCTGGTCGACCTGGCCCAGCCGTTCAGGGTTGCGCTGTCGGGAAAAACCGTCAGTCCCCCCATCTTTCCGATTATGGAGTTGATGGGATGGGAGGCGGTGTATCGTCGGGTAGAAGAAGCACTGGAGGAGGTAGGATGA
- a CDS encoding Hydroxypyruvate reductase, with product MDCATAESTLLDLFGSVLDCCDIGRAFDRCPLEDMVGLVRHTRGRIYVVAIGKSAPDMAEELIRRSDITPFAGVLAGPVLNGWSHPRFQTFEGGHPMPNTESMAAARTALTMMNGMTGNDSVIFLVSGGGSACFELPICDTITLVDLVEMNRTLISGELTILETNTIRKHLSKVKGGKLAVAAAPAQQLTLYISDVPRGYPSSVASGPSMPDDSTIQDMEMLIRRHKLISVLPDSIKALIRGGVVPETPKSDHPAFRPARWHKLLDNDDAVTAAVRFAEQSDWKPVVVEMSDDTTARDAARTLTQRAEDEVNGLTGKPVAVISGGELVSPVLGRGRGGRNQAFALECVEIIAGKRIAVLSAGTDGIDGNSTAAGAFADGTTLSRSLAAGLNVSKARDASDSNGFFERLGDAIVTGSTGINVRDIRVAVAW from the coding sequence ATGGATTGTGCAACGGCTGAGTCCACACTTCTTGATCTGTTCGGATCTGTTCTGGATTGCTGCGATATCGGTCGCGCATTCGATCGTTGTCCGTTGGAGGATATGGTCGGTCTTGTACGTCATACCCGAGGCAGGATTTATGTCGTTGCGATCGGGAAGAGCGCACCCGATATGGCGGAGGAACTTATCAGGCGATCCGACATTACCCCATTTGCCGGTGTATTGGCCGGTCCTGTGCTCAACGGCTGGAGTCATCCTCGATTTCAGACCTTCGAAGGCGGGCACCCGATGCCGAATACCGAGAGCATGGCTGCCGCCAGGACTGCCTTAACCATGATGAATGGAATGACCGGTAATGATTCGGTGATCTTCCTGGTTTCCGGCGGTGGGTCGGCCTGCTTCGAGCTGCCGATCTGCGATACTATTACTCTCGTTGACCTGGTGGAGATGAACCGGACCCTGATTTCAGGGGAGTTGACCATCCTCGAGACCAACACGATCAGGAAGCACCTTTCCAAAGTGAAGGGCGGAAAGCTCGCTGTCGCTGCTGCGCCGGCGCAGCAACTGACGCTGTACATCTCCGATGTGCCCCGCGGTTATCCTTCCTCCGTAGCGTCGGGGCCGTCGATGCCGGATGATTCCACCATTCAGGATATGGAGATGCTCATCCGAAGACATAAGTTGATATCGGTACTCCCGGACTCCATCAAGGCACTCATCCGGGGTGGCGTCGTACCGGAAACACCGAAATCCGACCATCCGGCCTTTCGGCCGGCACGTTGGCACAAGCTTCTGGACAACGATGATGCCGTCACGGCGGCAGTAAGGTTCGCTGAACAGTCTGATTGGAAGCCTGTCGTAGTCGAGATGTCGGACGATACCACTGCGCGTGATGCCGCCAGGACGCTGACTCAGCGAGCTGAGGATGAAGTCAATGGTCTTACTGGAAAACCTGTTGCGGTCATATCCGGCGGCGAACTGGTCTCTCCGGTACTGGGTCGTGGACGAGGTGGTCGAAATCAGGCATTCGCCTTAGAATGTGTAGAGATCATTGCAGGCAAACGGATAGCCGTGCTCAGCGCAGGGACTGATGGGATCGACGGAAACTCGACTGCGGCAGGGGCGTTCGCAGACGGCACGACACTCAGCAGGTCCCTGGCAGCCGGACTGAACGTATCGAAGGCCCGCGACGCATCCGACTCCAATGGATTCTTCGAGCGGCTCGGAGATGCAATTGTGACAGGCTCAACCGGCATCAATGTTCGTGATATCAGGGTCGCAGTGGCATGGTGA
- a CDS encoding protein of unknown function (Evidence 5 : No homology to any previously reported sequences) — MRTYRATLPLFHLDFSRLFHHILTVQRPSPFGRSFLVGGRPMVGRQTLDLLIEVRILAPQPFTRCLTIRAFRITVVLNHPRSSYSACIRSV; from the coding sequence ATGAGAACTTACAGGGCAACGCTCCCTCTTTTTCACCTTGACTTTTCCCGGCTGTTCCATCATATTCTGACCGTCCAAAGGCCCTCTCCCTTTGGACGTTCATTTTTGGTGGGGGGTCGTCCAATGGTAGGACGGCAGACTCTGGATCTGCTTATCGAGGTTCGAATCCTTGCCCCCCAGCCATTCACTCGCTGCTTGACTATACGAGCTTTCCGGATCACCGTCGTTCTCAACCATCCACGTTCGAGCTATTCCGCCTGTATTCGATCTGTTTGA
- a CDS encoding conserved protein of unknown function (Evidence 4 : Homologs of previously reported genes of unknown function), whose protein sequence is MIDKELLEILACPACKAEVVLDEPAVRIVCTACGRRYPIRDDIPVMLIDEAEAGPSSKP, encoded by the coding sequence ATGATTGATAAGGAATTGTTGGAAATCCTGGCCTGTCCAGCCTGCAAGGCCGAGGTGGTGCTGGACGAGCCGGCTGTCAGGATCGTCTGTACCGCCTGCGGGCGGCGGTATCCGATCCGGGACGATATTCCCGTTATGCTGATCGACGAGGCGGAAGCTGGGCCGTCGTCGAAGCCATAG